The nucleotide sequence AGCCAGGCGGATGTCCGTATCCACATTGATTTTGCACACGCTCATGCCTGCGGCCCTGCGCAGCATGTCTTCGGGCACGCCCCTGGCTCCGCCCACCTGACCGCCAAACTGGTTGCACTGGCTCACAAATTCCTGCGGCACGCTGGATGCGCCGTGCAGCACCAGGGGGTAGCCCGGCAGCTTGTCGCCAATGCGGGCCAGACGGTCAAAATCAAGCTTGGCTTCGCCCTTGAACTTGTACGCGCCGTGGCTCGTGCCGATGGCGACGGCCAGCGAGTCGCAGCCGGTGCGGCTGACAAATTCCACAGCTTCGTCGGGGTCGGTGTACACGTGCTCGGCGGACTGCACATGTTCTTCAATGCCCGCAAGCTTGCCCAGTTCGGCTTCAACCCACACGCCGCGCGGGTGGGCGTAGTCCACAACCTGTTTGGTCAGGGCGATGTTTTCTTCAAACGGCAGGTGCGAGCCGTCGATCATTACCGAGGTAAAGCCGCCGTCGATGCAGTCGCGGCACATTTCAAAGCTGGGGCCGTGGTCGAGGTGCACCACGACGGGGATGGAGGGGTCGAGCGCCAGGGCTGCTTCCACCAGCTTCATGATGTATATCTGGCCGGCATATTTGCGCGCGCCCGAAGAAACCTGAAGGATGACAGGCGATTTTTCCTCGGAGGCCGCGCTCATGATGCCCTGTATGATCTCCATGTTGTTGACGTTGAAAGCGCCAATGGCATACCCGCCCGCATGGGCGGCAGCGAACATTTCTTTGGGATTGATAAGAGGCATGGTTTCCTCCAGAGGGTCTGGCATTGAGGACGGTAAAAACACAGTTGTCATCCGAAAATGACAAGTATGAACATATACCAATTTGCCGCAAAGGGGAATGCCTGCAGCCCGACAAAGAGGCTGACTTTCCGCTGCCCCGGCTGTGCCCTGCACCGGCCGGGCCGCGCATGCGCATATGTCCGTGCGCGGCTGTAGCGTACAAGGGGCGGCAGCGTCAAGGGGCCTTTGCCGTTTGTCTATTTTTTCGGCGAGTTGTGGCCATCGCCCCAGGTTTGCGCCGCAACGGCGGGGCTAGCCCAGCCGCATGCCCTCCAGCGCCTGCAAGCCCTCGGCATCGGTAAAGTCAAAACGCAGCGGGGTCAGGGTTATGTATCCCCGGTTGAGCAGGTCTTTGTCCGAATCGGGCTCTATGGATTTCTGGGGAATTTCGCCTTCCAGCCACCAGTAGGGCGCGCCGCGCGGATCGAGGCGCTCCGTGTAGGTGTTTACCCACACCGCGCTGGTCTGGGGGCAGACGCGCAGGCCTTTGACGTCGTCCAGCGGGCAGGCGGGATAGTTGACGTTGATCACCCTGCGGCGGCCCAGCCGCGACCAGTCGATGCGTTCGGCCAGGGCGATCAGGTGCCGGGCCTGCGGCAGCAGGTCGCCGTTTTTTACCTTGCAGCAGTCGTGCGAGACGGCGATGCTCGGCAGGTTTTCGTGCGCGGCCTCCGTGGCCGCGCCCACCGTGCCGGAATAGAGGATGTCCGGGCCAACGTTGGGGCCCGCGTTGATGCCAGATATGACCATGTCGGGCTTTTTGGGCAAAAGCTGCCCAAGGGCCAGTTTGACGCAGTCGGTGGGTGTGCCGTAGATACCTAGGCCCTTGAAGTCGGGTTCTTCAAATTCCATGGCCCGTACGGGCTCAAATACGGTCAGCGAGTGCCCCACGCCAGACTGCTGGCTCATGGGCGCCACAACATGCACAGTATGCCCCGCCTCAAGCAGGGCTGCGTACAGCGCGCGCAGGCCGCGCGCGCGGATGCCGTCGTCGTTGGTCAAAAGAACGTCCATTTGACAATACCTCGGAAAGAAGGGAAATTCGCCCTAAGGCCCGCGTGTTTTCAGTGTTTGGAGCGGCCCTGCCATTTCAGGAAGCCTGGCCGCATGGGCCATGCCCGCGAAGCAAAAAGCATATGCCCGGCGCAAAGGCGCGCCGCTGGAACGATATATGGAAAAAGGCTGTTACGTCAAAGATATTGCCCCCGCCTCGGAGGCGCGCGGCATCTTCGTGATTACCCAGGCGGCGCAAGGGCAGTCGCGCAACGGGCCATACTGGCGGCTTACGCTTGCTGACGCAAGCGGCAGCCTTGAAGCCAAGATATGGCACCCCCTGAGCGCGGAGTTCAGCGAACTGGCCGCAGGCACGCTGGTGTGGGCAGAGGGGCGCGCTGGCCTGTACCGCGATCAGGTGCAGCTCACGGTAGAGCAGATGCGCATGCTTACTGAAGAAGAATGCGCATCGGTGGACCATGCGGCCCTTATGCCTGCCAGTCCCTTTCCGCTGGATGAAATGCTTGATGAACTGCTTGATCTCATCAAGAAAGAATTTGTCTACCCGCCGTGGCGCAAGTTTGTGCAAGGCTTTTTTAACAACGACGAGCTGCGCGCGGCCTTTCGGGTCTGCCCTGCAGCCAAGGGCGTGCACCATGCGTATGTGGGCGGCCTGCTTGAGCACACGCTGAGCGTCTTCAAGCTTTGCCGCCGCATTGCCGATCATTATCCGGAGCTGGACAGACAGACGTTTCTTGCGGGGGCCCTGTTCCACGACATGGGCAAGATCCGCGAATTTTCTGGCGGCATCGCCAACGATTACACCGATGAGGGCCGCCTGCTGGGGCATCTCATGCTGGGCATTGAAATGCTGGAGCCGTTTCTGGCTAAATCGGGGCTGGAGGAGCCGCTGCAGCGGCATCTCAAACACCTGATATTGAGCCACCATGGCGAGCTGGAGTTCGGCGCGGTGCGCGTGCCGCATACTCCTGAAGCCATGGCCCTGCACTATGCCGACAACCTGGACGCCAAGATGGCCCAGTGCCGAGGTCTGTTTGCCCAGATAGAGGGCGACGGAGAGGCCTGGACCCCGTGGCAGGCTACGCTGGGGCGACCCGTGCACCGGGCCGCGCGTACGCCGGACAACGCCGCCCCCGCAACCCGCAAAAAAGCGGTGAAAGAAGAATGTTTATCACTTTTGAAGGTATAGAAGGCGCGGGCAAGTCCACGGCCATCAACTATCTTGCGGGTTTTTTGCAGGAAAACGGGCTCGACCCCCTGTGCACGCGCGAGCCGGGCGGTTGCGCACTTGGGCGCAGCCTGCGTTCCATCCTGCTTGACGCCCGCACGCGCGAGCTTTCAAGCCGGGCGGAGCTGTTTCTGTTTCTTGCGGACCGGGCGCAGCATGTGGCGGAGATTGTCCGTCCCGCGCTGGAATCGGGGCAGACGGTGCTGTGCGACCGATATACCGATTCCACACTGGCCTATCAGGGCTATGGACGCGGCCTGGATACAGAGTACCTGAGCAGGCTCAACCAGGCGGCCACAGGCGGCCTGCAGCCGGAGCTCACCCTGTTGCTTGATCTGCCCGTGCGCTGCGGGCTTATGCGCGCCGGCGAGCGCAACAGGCAGGAGGGGATGGTGGTTTCAGAGGGGCGTTTTGACGCCGAAAGTCTCGATTTTCACGAGCGGGTGCGTCAGGGGTTCCGGGCGCTGGCCGAGGAAGAACCCGATCGCTTTGCCATCGTCGACGCCTCGCAGCCGCCGGAAGACGTGGTTCTGCAATGCCGTTCGGCCATCGAGTCGCATTTGCGGCAGCGGGGCAGGGGGCTGGAATAATATTTGCGGCGCGGGCGGGGCATGCGGCCCCATCAGTGCCGCGCCTGCCATGCGGGTTTTGGCGCGGTATGCGCGCCGCCAAGGAGAACTTATGTACGAATGCTATACGCTTGAACTGGAAGGCTCGGCCCTGCGCTTTGCACCCCGCAAGGATGGCGGCAAAGATCTGGCCTATCTGCCCGGGCAGCCGCCCAAGGGCTATACCCTGATCAATCTCATCGGCGACCCCGCCCTGCTGCACTGCGCCATCTTTCGCAAAGAGGAAGGCCCGGGCGGCTTTTTTGTCATGCACGACACCGAGGGCGTGCTGTTTATGGCCGTGGCGGATACCAACCTGACCTACGGCATGGGCCTTGCGCACATGGGCCGCATGGTGACGTACGCCCGTTATGGCGCGGACATATTTGAAGAACTGTCAGAAGATGATGGCTGATACCGCTCTGGCCCCCCTGGCGGCGGGCCGCAGACTGGGCGTGGTGTTTTTTCCCGCCTTTGACTGGGCCATTTCCGAGACCCATCCGGAACGGGAAGAGCGCCTGCTCTACACACGCGACCAGCTGCTTGAAGAAGGCCTGTTCGACATCCCCGGCATTACGGAATACCGCCCGGCTTTTGCCACATATGCCCAGCTTGAGCGCGCGCATTTCTGCCTGCCTTCGGCAGCGGCGGTGAGCACCGATTCGCACCTGGCTTCGGCGGGGGGGGCCATCCGCGCCGCCCAGCTGGTGTTTGAAGGGCGCGAGCAGCGGGCCTTTGCCCTGGTGCGGCCTCCGGGCCACCACGCCATGCGCGTGGTGCACGGCAACCGGGGCTTTTGCAATATCAATAACGAAGCCGTCATGGTGGAGTATATCCGCGACCACTATCCGCGTCCCGATGGCCGCCCCCTGCGCATCGCCATCGTGGATACGGACGTGCACCACGGCGACGGCAGCCAGGATATTTTCTGGAACGACCCGCACACGCTGTTTATTTCGCTGCATCAGGACGGGCACACCCTGTACCCCGGTTCGGGTTTTCTGCCGGAATGCGGCGGCCCCGGCGCGCTGGGGCGCACCGTCAATATCCCCCTGCCGCCCGGCACCTCGGACGAGGGGTATCTGTACGCCATTGAACATGCGGTGCTGCCCATTCTGGAAGATTTCAAGCCCGACCTGATCATCAACTCCGCTGGGCAGGACAACCACTTTACCGACCCCCTGGCCAACATGAAGCTTTCGGCCCAGGGCTATGCGGCGCTCAATGCCGCCCTGCAGCCCAACATAGCGGTGCTTGAGGGCGGGTATTCCATACGCGGGGCGCTGCCCTACGTGAATCTGGGCATCTGCCTTGCGCTGGCTGGCATGGACGCCTCGGAAATCCGCGAGCCGGGCTGGACGCCGCAATCCACGCGCCAGCACCCGCAGGTGGGTGAATACATCGCCCATCTGTGCCCGCAGGTCAGGGACGTATATTTTCATCCCCCGGCGCGACCCTCGGAGGGCGCGGAAGAAGACGGCTGGTGGGTGCGCCGCAAGCATATCTTTTATGATACGGACATGCTGCGCGAGGGGCAGACAGAAGCTTGGCGGCTGTGCGGTCAGTGCTCCGGCCTTGGACGCATCGAGACGGCCTCGGAGCGGGTGCCGCGTTCGCTGTGTCTGCTGGTGCCGCGCCATGCCTGCCCGCAGTGCCGGGCAGAAGGCCGAGAGCTTGCCGCGCAGGCACACAAAAGCGGGCGGTACGCGCATGTGCGCGTGCTGGACGGCGACGCCGCAGACCCTGGCGAGACGCAAAAAGCTGGGGAATGAGCAGGAGCGGACAGTTTTTATGCCGCGACCTGTTGACGCCGGAACTTTTACGGGCCATAAGGCCGGTTCCGCGCGCGGCGTAACAGGCTTGTCACGCCGCTCGGGCAGTATGGTTGCCGGTGCGGGCAGAGGCGTTCATCTGTTAATCGCCGACGTCGCCGCAGGCAATCGGCGCTCGCAGGCGCATCGTATGAAAATGGCGGCGCGGCCATGCCGTGCAGTGGTATAGGACCTCTTCCATCACGGAGAAGGAACATGTCTCATATTCTGATTATTGGCGCGGGCGGCGTAGGCAGCGTTGTGGTGCACAAGTGCGCGCAGGTGCTCAAGGAAGGCGGATTTTCAAAGGTGACGCTCGCCAGCCGCACCATTGCCCGCTGCGATGCCATTGCGCAAAGCGTCAGGACGCGTCTTGACGTTGAAGTGGCCACCGCTCAGGTGGACGCGGACAACGTGCCCGAGCTCTGCTCCCTCATCCGTCAGGTCAAGCCTGACGTGGTGTGCAACGTGGCCCTGCCGTATCAGGACCTGCACATCATGGACGCCTGCCTTGAATGCGGCGTGCACTATGTGGATACGGCCAACTACGAGCCGCTGGATACCGCCAAGTTTGAATACAAGTGGCAGTGGGCCTACGACGAGCGCTTCCGCGAGGCCGGGCTTACGGCCCTGCTCGGGTCGGGTTTTGACCCCGGCGTCACCAACGTGTACGCGGCCTGGGTGCTCAAGCACCAGCTGGACGAGGTACACGTGCTCGACATCATCGACTGCAATGCGGGCGACCACGGCCAGCCCTTTGCCACCAACTTCAACCCCGAAATCAATATCCGCGAGGTAACGGCGCGCGGACGTTACTGGGAGCGCGGCGAGTGGGTCGAAACTGATCCGCTTTCCTGGTCCATGAACTTTGACTTCCCCAGCGGCATTGGCTCCAAAAAGTGCTTTCTCATGTATCACGAGGAGCTGGAATCGCTGGTAAACAACCTCAAGGGCATCCGTCGCGCGCGTTTCTGGATGACGTTTTCCGAGAACTACCTCAACCACCTCAAGGTGCTCGGCAACGTCGGCATGACCCGCATCGACCCCGTGAAGTTTCAGGGGCAGGACATCGTGCCCATCCAGTTTCTTGCCAAACTGCTGCCCGACCCGGCCTCCCTCGGCCCCCTGACCAAGGGCAAGACCTGCATCGGCGACCTCATGCGCGGCCTCAAGGACGGCAAGGAAAAGACGGTCTACGTGTACAACATCTGCGACCACGAAGAATGCTACGCAGAGGTTGGCTCGCAGGCCATTTCGTACACCACGGGCGTGCCCGCCATGATAGGCGCCAAGATGGTGGCTCAGGGACTGTGGCGCAAGCCCGGCGTGTGGAATATGGAGCAGTTTGACCCCGATCCCTTCATGAAGGATCTCAACGTCTACGGCCTGCCGTGGCAGTGCCTGGATGTGACCGGCAAGATATAGCCAGCGTACTGGTTTGCTTATTGCGAAATTCCGGCGTCTGCCCAGGCAGGCGCCGGAATTTTATTGCTGGCGACCCCGGCGTCGCTGCTTGTCAGGCATTGGGGATACCGCTAATTTATTGGTCATACGAATCCGCACGGGATTGCGGCAAGCTCTCCGCAACCCCGCGTAGCGGCACGTCCCAAATGAATGCCAAAGTCCCTCGGCGGCTTACGCGGCGGGTACGACGCAACGTGCGTATGGCAAGGTATGCCGGATGATTGCAAAAACAATTCTTATTTTTTTTCTAAGCATCTCCTGTGCCGGAATGCTGTATGCCCTGAGCTATTCGTCGCGGATAGCCCGGTCGAACGGGTATGCGGCATTTATGTTTTTGTTCATGGCAATTTTCATATATTCTGTCGGCTATATATTCGAGCTTTCGTCAACCACCCCCGAAACCATCTATCTCTCCTTAAAAATAGAGTATCTCGGCGCGCCGTTCATACCGGTGCTCTGGTTTGTTTTTGCCATTTATTACAACAACCACGCCATAAAGAGCAAAACCCTGCTGGCCCTGCTGTTCGTGATTCCGGTAATAACCGTTGTCATGCTCTATACCAACGGGTACCACCACGTTCATTACAAGACCTTTGCCGTGGACGACAGCGGCCCCTTTCCCGTTGCCGCGACACAAAAGGGCTGGTGGTATTATATTGATTTTATTTACAAGATGCTTCTTGCCTTTGCCGGTCTTGGCCTGTTTGCCGTGGCTTACGGCAAGGCCTCGGGCTACCGCAAGCGTCAGGCCAAGACCATCTTTATCGGGGCGTTTTGCATCTGGACAGGCAATCTGCTGCAGACCCTGGGCCTTGCCCCGTACGGCATTGACATCGAACCTTTTTTTCTCTCGGCGGCGCTGCCCCTGAGTGGGTTTGCCATGTCGCGCCTGCGCATGTTCGACCTTGTGCCCATTGCGCGCGACAAGGTTTTTAAAACCATGAGCGCCAGCGTTATCGTGCTCGACGACAGGCAGCGGGTGGTGGACTTTAATGACAGCGCGGTTTCCATACTGCCCGCCTTGTCGGACGACGCGGTAGGGCGGCATGTGAGGGCCGTGTTTCCTGCAGAAACGACGTTTGACATCGACGGGCTGGTGCAAGAGGAGGCGGCGGAGATATCCTTGCCGGTGGGCGGCGGCATGCGCTTTTACAAGGTTTCCTGCGCCAGGGTGGCCGCTTCGGGGCATAATTCCGGCCTGATCATCTCCCTGTACGACGTCACCGAGGGTAAGGAGATGCTCGAAAAAATGCAGCGCATCGCCTCACGGGACGCGCTGACGCAGGTGTTCAGCCGCTGGTATTTTATGGATGCGCTGCAGCACGAGGTTGAGCGCTGCAGGCAGGCCGGCGGCCGTCTGAGCTTTATGCTGCTTGATATTGACCACTTCAAACTGGTTAACGACAGCTACGGCCATATGGCGGGCGACAACGTGCTGTGCGGCATTACCCGCGTGCTCCGGCAGGTGCTGGGCGCGGGGGCCATGCTGGGGCGCTATGGAGGAGAGGAGTTT is from Desulfovibrio desulfuricans and encodes:
- the fba gene encoding class II fructose-1,6-bisphosphate aldolase: MPLINPKEMFAAAHAGGYAIGAFNVNNMEIIQGIMSAASEEKSPVILQVSSGARKYAGQIYIMKLVEAALALDPSIPVVVHLDHGPSFEMCRDCIDGGFTSVMIDGSHLPFEENIALTKQVVDYAHPRGVWVEAELGKLAGIEEHVQSAEHVYTDPDEAVEFVSRTGCDSLAVAIGTSHGAYKFKGEAKLDFDRLARIGDKLPGYPLVLHGASSVPQEFVSQCNQFGGQVGGARGVPEDMLRRAAGMSVCKINVDTDIRLAVTASIRQYLAEHPDQFDPRAYLTPARDAVKNMVAHKIRNVMGSSNKA
- the surE gene encoding 5'/3'-nucleotidase SurE → MDVLLTNDDGIRARGLRALYAALLEAGHTVHVVAPMSQQSGVGHSLTVFEPVRAMEFEEPDFKGLGIYGTPTDCVKLALGQLLPKKPDMVISGINAGPNVGPDILYSGTVGAATEAAHENLPSIAVSHDCCKVKNGDLLPQARHLIALAERIDWSRLGRRRVINVNYPACPLDDVKGLRVCPQTSAVWVNTYTERLDPRGAPYWWLEGEIPQKSIEPDSDKDLLNRGYITLTPLRFDFTDAEGLQALEGMRLG
- a CDS encoding 3'-5' exoribonuclease YhaM family protein; its protein translation is MEKGCYVKDIAPASEARGIFVITQAAQGQSRNGPYWRLTLADASGSLEAKIWHPLSAEFSELAAGTLVWAEGRAGLYRDQVQLTVEQMRMLTEEECASVDHAALMPASPFPLDEMLDELLDLIKKEFVYPPWRKFVQGFFNNDELRAAFRVCPAAKGVHHAYVGGLLEHTLSVFKLCRRIADHYPELDRQTFLAGALFHDMGKIREFSGGIANDYTDEGRLLGHLMLGIEMLEPFLAKSGLEEPLQRHLKHLILSHHGELEFGAVRVPHTPEAMALHYADNLDAKMAQCRGLFAQIEGDGEAWTPWQATLGRPVHRAARTPDNAAPATRKKAVKEECLSLLKV
- the tmk gene encoding dTMP kinase, which produces MFITFEGIEGAGKSTAINYLAGFLQENGLDPLCTREPGGCALGRSLRSILLDARTRELSSRAELFLFLADRAQHVAEIVRPALESGQTVLCDRYTDSTLAYQGYGRGLDTEYLSRLNQAATGGLQPELTLLLDLPVRCGLMRAGERNRQEGMVVSEGRFDAESLDFHERVRQGFRALAEEEPDRFAIVDASQPPEDVVLQCRSAIESHLRQRGRGLE
- a CDS encoding histone deacetylase family protein encodes the protein MMADTALAPLAAGRRLGVVFFPAFDWAISETHPEREERLLYTRDQLLEEGLFDIPGITEYRPAFATYAQLERAHFCLPSAAAVSTDSHLASAGGAIRAAQLVFEGREQRAFALVRPPGHHAMRVVHGNRGFCNINNEAVMVEYIRDHYPRPDGRPLRIAIVDTDVHHGDGSQDIFWNDPHTLFISLHQDGHTLYPGSGFLPECGGPGALGRTVNIPLPPGTSDEGYLYAIEHAVLPILEDFKPDLIINSAGQDNHFTDPLANMKLSAQGYAALNAALQPNIAVLEGGYSIRGALPYVNLGICLALAGMDASEIREPGWTPQSTRQHPQVGEYIAHLCPQVRDVYFHPPARPSEGAEEDGWWVRRKHIFYDTDMLREGQTEAWRLCGQCSGLGRIETASERVPRSLCLLVPRHACPQCRAEGRELAAQAHKSGRYAHVRVLDGDAADPGETQKAGE
- a CDS encoding saccharopine dehydrogenase family protein, yielding MSHILIIGAGGVGSVVVHKCAQVLKEGGFSKVTLASRTIARCDAIAQSVRTRLDVEVATAQVDADNVPELCSLIRQVKPDVVCNVALPYQDLHIMDACLECGVHYVDTANYEPLDTAKFEYKWQWAYDERFREAGLTALLGSGFDPGVTNVYAAWVLKHQLDEVHVLDIIDCNAGDHGQPFATNFNPEINIREVTARGRYWERGEWVETDPLSWSMNFDFPSGIGSKKCFLMYHEELESLVNNLKGIRRARFWMTFSENYLNHLKVLGNVGMTRIDPVKFQGQDIVPIQFLAKLLPDPASLGPLTKGKTCIGDLMRGLKDGKEKTVYVYNICDHEECYAEVGSQAISYTTGVPAMIGAKMVAQGLWRKPGVWNMEQFDPDPFMKDLNVYGLPWQCLDVTGKI
- a CDS encoding histidine kinase N-terminal 7TM domain-containing diguanylate cyclase, yielding MIAKTILIFFLSISCAGMLYALSYSSRIARSNGYAAFMFLFMAIFIYSVGYIFELSSTTPETIYLSLKIEYLGAPFIPVLWFVFAIYYNNHAIKSKTLLALLFVIPVITVVMLYTNGYHHVHYKTFAVDDSGPFPVAATQKGWWYYIDFIYKMLLAFAGLGLFAVAYGKASGYRKRQAKTIFIGAFCIWTGNLLQTLGLAPYGIDIEPFFLSAALPLSGFAMSRLRMFDLVPIARDKVFKTMSASVIVLDDRQRVVDFNDSAVSILPALSDDAVGRHVRAVFPAETTFDIDGLVQEEAAEISLPVGGGMRFYKVSCARVAASGHNSGLIISLYDVTEGKEMLEKMQRIASRDALTQVFSRWYFMDALQHEVERCRQAGGRLSFMLLDIDHFKLVNDSYGHMAGDNVLCGITRVLRQVLGAGAMLGRYGGEEFSILLPGMGQAEAVAAAERLRQAAAAAETRFGGVAVMVTISIGVAEVAFAPGAAQGMSNLQLCDALILAADTALYQAKQDGRNKVRSTSLAYGVPGDAQP